One Vigna unguiculata cultivar IT97K-499-35 chromosome 11, ASM411807v1, whole genome shotgun sequence DNA window includes the following coding sequences:
- the LOC114168482 gene encoding autophagy-related protein 8d — protein sequence MAKSSFKMEHPLERRQAEAARIREKYPDRIPVIVERAEKSDVPEIDKKKYLVPADLTVGQFVYVVRKRIKLSPEKAIFIFVKNILPPTAAMMSAIYEENKDEDGFLYMTYSGENTFGLVF from the exons ATGGCTAAGAGCTCGTTCAAAATGGAACACCCTCTCG AGAGGAGACAGGCTGAAGCAGCTCGCATAAGAGAGAAGTATCCTGACAGAATTCCT GTAATTGTTGAAAGGGCAGAGAAGAGTGATGTTCCTGAAATTGATAAGAAAAA GTATCTTGTTCCTGCTGATTTAACTGTTGGGCAGTTTGTGTATGTGGTGAGGAAGAGAATCAAGCTGAGCCCCGAGAAGGCAATCTTCATTTTTGTGAAGAACATCTTACCACCAACTG CGGCAATGATGTCTGCAATATACGAGGAAAACAAAGACGAAGATGGATTCCTATATATGACTTACAGTGGAGAGAACACATTTGGACTTGTGTTCTGA